DNA from Bacteroidota bacterium:
ACAGCGGAGAAAAGCGATTTCATCCCACACAGAAACCCGTTAAACTTTACGATTGGTTATTACAAAATTATGCCAAAGAAGGCGATTTGATTTTAGACACCCATTTCGGTAGCGGCTCAATAGCTTTGGCAGTTGATAAAGCAAACCGATTAGATAAAATGAATTTACATTTAACAGCGTGGAAATCGAACATGATTATTTTGTGGCTGCTGTTGAAAGATTTAAAACCCATAAAAAACAATTAAATTTATTTTAGGAAATTAAAAAATAACAGTATATTTGCAAACAAGTTTCGCCAACGACAAAATGGAAACTCAAAAATACCTTACTTATAATATTGCCCCCGAAAGTTCGGACGTATCTTCTTTGTCGTTGGCACAGTACGAAACCGTAGGGGGGCATCCTTTTATAAGATGAACATACAAAAAGCCCAAGAGGTAATGATGAACGAATTAACGCATTCGTTGTATCTTTTTTACAAAAGCAAAATAAAGTTTTTAATTATATCGCAGCCTGACTTAGCTAGTAACTACAAAATGCAATTTGATAACTTTTTAAACCAAATGCACAGGAAAAAAGGGAAAATTTACTTTGCAATAACTTCAGACCAAAATAAAGAGATTGAGATTATAGGAAATGCAAATGATTTAAAATTTATTTGGTCTTTAAAATCAGATAAGTCTAGTTCTTTTGAAATTCATTTTATCCAAAAACACAAAACAATTTTCAATAGTGGATTTCTTACAAGTAAGATAAAGAAAACATTTGGTTATGTTTATTTACTAAAATCAGAATACGGCTATAAGGTTGGATGTAGTGCCAAACTAAACGAAAGAATTAATAGATTTGGCGTGTTGCTTCCATTTAAATTTAGCGTTGACAGTATAATAAAATGTTCAGACTATATGAATACCGAAAAAATAATTCATAATATTTTTTCAAATAAAAGACTTAATGGCGAGTGGTTTAATTTAAGCGAATCAGACCTAAATGAACTTGACATAATTTTATCTAATATGAGTTTAAAAAGAGAGGAGTTTTTTAATGGCTAAAGACACTTTTTACTTTTCTCACGATTACAATGCTAGGAATGATGCTAAAATAAAAAAGCTGATTTCTAAGCATGGATTTTTGGGCTATGGAATATTTTGGGCAATAATTGAAGACCTTTACAATAATACGAACGTATTACCAACGGATTACGAAAGTATTGCATTCGATTTACGAACAGACCACGATACTATATTGAGTATTATAAACGATTTTGATTTGTTTGTATTTGATGGAAAAAATTTTGGCAGTCTATCTATTCAAAAAAGGATTGACGAAAGAAATGAAAAAAGCAAAAAGGCAAGAGAGTCGGTTCTTAAGAGATGGAAGAATAAGGAAATCGATACGAACGTATTACCAACGAATAACGATAGTAATACTATAAAGGAAAGGAAAGTAAAGGAAAATAAAATAAAGGAAATAAAGAAAAAGATTCCTTTTGCCCAAAGCCATATTTTTGATAAAGTAAAATTTAAGGACGAATTCAAAGAATGGAGCAATACAAAACTTAACTACTATTATAATTCAGCTTTAGCATGGAGTGAGGAAGGTGGTAAAAAAATCAATTGGGTAACAACGATTAAGAATTGGGAGTTAAGAGATAGGCTAGAAGGAAAGGAAATTGCACAGGATAAAAATACAATGCCAAAACAACCTAGAATAGACTAATAATGAAATCAGCAGAACACAACTTACTTTCGTATATCATTTTTAACCCTAATTTCTTTCTTTTAAGAGCATCGGATATACATGAAGGTATATTTACGTCAGAAAAAAATAAAAGTGTCTTAAAAGCGATTAAAACACTTTTGCATGAAGG
Protein-coding regions in this window:
- a CDS encoding GIY-YIG nuclease family protein — its product is MNIQKAQEVMMNELTHSLYLFYKSKIKFLIISQPDLASNYKMQFDNFLNQMHRKKGKIYFAITSDQNKEIEIIGNANDLKFIWSLKSDKSSSFEIHFIQKHKTIFNSGFLTSKIKKTFGYVYLLKSEYGYKVGCSAKLNERINRFGVLLPFKFSVDSIIKCSDYMNTEKIIHNIFSNKRLNGEWFNLSESDLNELDIILSNMSLKREEFFNG
- a CDS encoding DUF4373 domain-containing protein, with the protein product MAKDTFYFSHDYNARNDAKIKKLISKHGFLGYGIFWAIIEDLYNNTNVLPTDYESIAFDLRTDHDTILSIINDFDLFVFDGKNFGSLSIQKRIDERNEKSKKARESVLKRWKNKEIDTNVLPTNNDSNTIKERKVKENKIKEIKKKIPFAQSHIFDKVKFKDEFKEWSNTKLNYYYNSALAWSEEGGKKINWVTTIKNWELRDRLEGKEIAQDKNTMPKQPRID